A genomic window from Myotis daubentonii chromosome 4, mMyoDau2.1, whole genome shotgun sequence includes:
- the NTHL1 gene encoding endonuclease III-like protein 1 isoform X2: MSTAGTRMVTRSWSRGPGVGPRGSGEEAAPLPRGKSAAGRKSHHPVKRQRKTQSLKVAYEASDGEKGEGIKPLKVPSWEPQDWQQQLANIRTMRSEKDAPVDQLGAEHCYDPSVPPKVQRYQVLLSLMLSSQTKDQVTAGAMQRLRARGLTVDNILQTDDSTLGALIYPVGFWRSKVKYIKQTSAILQRNYGGDIPASVTELMALPGVGPKMAHLAMAVAWGTVSGIAVDTHVHRIANRLRWTKKVTKSPEETRAALEDWLPRDLWSEINGLLVGFGQQICLPVRPRCQTCLNQALCPAARDSGGPVPSCTGSEGPVPSCTGL; encoded by the exons ATGAGCACCGCGGGCACGAGGATGGTGACCCGCAGCTGGAGCCGGGGTCCTGGGGTCGGACcgagggggagtggggaggaggccgCGCCGCTCCCAAGGGGAAAGTCGGCTGCAG gaaggaaaagccACCACCCTGTGAAGCGTCAGCGGAAGACACAAAGCCTGAAAGTGGCCTATGAAGCCTCAGATGGTGAGAAAGGAGAGGGGATCAAGCCGCTCAAGGTGCCAAGCTGGGAGCCTCAGgactggcagcagcagctggCAAACATCCGCACCATGAGGAGTGAGAAGGACGCACCTGTGGACCAGCTGGGGGCTGAGCACTGCTATGACCCCAGTGTGCCCCCAAAG GTGCAGAGGTACCAGGTGCTGCTGTCACTGATGCTCTCCAGCCAGACCAAAGACCAGGTGACAGCGGGTGCCATGCAGCGGCTGCGGGCCCGGGGCCTAACGGTGGATAATATCCTGCAGACAGATGACAGCACACTGGGCGCACTCATCTACCCCGTGGGCTTCTGGAGG AGCAAGGTGAAGTACATCAAGCAGACCAGCGCCATCCTGCAGCGGAACTATGGTGGGGACATCCCAGCTTCTGTGACAGAGCTGATGGCACTGCCAGGCGTTGGGCCCAAAATGGCGCACTTGGCCATGGCTGTGGCCTGGGGTACTGTGTCAGGCATTG CAGTGGACACGCATGTGCACAGAATTGCCAACCGACTCAGGTGGACCAAGAAGGTGACCAAGTCGCCGGAGGAGACCCGTGCGGCCCTGGAGGACTGGCTGCCCAG GGACCTGTGGAGTGAGATTAATGGACTGTTGGTGGGCTTCGGCCAGCAGATCTGTCTGCCTGTCCGCCCTCGATGCCAGACCTGCCTCAACCAGGCCCTGTGCCCAGCTGCACGGGACTCTGGAGGCCCTGTGCCCAGCTGCACGGGCTCTGAAGGCCCTGTGCCCAGCTGCACAGGACTCTGA
- the NTHL1 gene encoding endonuclease III-like protein 1 isoform X3: MCSPQEFDMSTAGTRMVTRSWSRGPGVGPRGSGEEAAPLPRGKSAAEGRKSHHPVKRQRKTQSLKVAYEASDGEKGEGIKPLKVPSWEPQDWQQQLANIRTMRSEKDAPVDQLGAEHCYDPSVPPKVQRYQVLLSLMLSSQTKDQVTAGAMQRLRARGLTVDNILQTDDSTLGALIYPVGFWRSKVKYIKQTSAILQRNYGGDIPASVTELMALPGVGPKMAHLAMAVAWGTVSGIAVDTHVHRIANRLRWTKKVTKSPEETRAALEDWLPRDLWSEINGLLVGFGQQICLPVRPRCQTCLNQALCPAARDSGGPVPSCTGL; encoded by the exons ATGTGTAGTCCACAGGAGTTCGACATGAGCACCGCGGGCACGAGGATGGTGACCCGCAGCTGGAGCCGGGGTCCTGGGGTCGGACcgagggggagtggggaggaggccgCGCCGCTCCCAAGGGGAAAGTCGGCTGCAG aaggaaggaaaagccACCACCCTGTGAAGCGTCAGCGGAAGACACAAAGCCTGAAAGTGGCCTATGAAGCCTCAGATGGTGAGAAAGGAGAGGGGATCAAGCCGCTCAAGGTGCCAAGCTGGGAGCCTCAGgactggcagcagcagctggCAAACATCCGCACCATGAGGAGTGAGAAGGACGCACCTGTGGACCAGCTGGGGGCTGAGCACTGCTATGACCCCAGTGTGCCCCCAAAG GTGCAGAGGTACCAGGTGCTGCTGTCACTGATGCTCTCCAGCCAGACCAAAGACCAGGTGACAGCGGGTGCCATGCAGCGGCTGCGGGCCCGGGGCCTAACGGTGGATAATATCCTGCAGACAGATGACAGCACACTGGGCGCACTCATCTACCCCGTGGGCTTCTGGAGG AGCAAGGTGAAGTACATCAAGCAGACCAGCGCCATCCTGCAGCGGAACTATGGTGGGGACATCCCAGCTTCTGTGACAGAGCTGATGGCACTGCCAGGCGTTGGGCCCAAAATGGCGCACTTGGCCATGGCTGTGGCCTGGGGTACTGTGTCAGGCATTG CAGTGGACACGCATGTGCACAGAATTGCCAACCGACTCAGGTGGACCAAGAAGGTGACCAAGTCGCCGGAGGAGACCCGTGCGGCCCTGGAGGACTGGCTGCCCAG GGACCTGTGGAGTGAGATTAATGGACTGTTGGTGGGCTTCGGCCAGCAGATCTGTCTGCCTGTCCGCCCTCGATGCCAGACCTGCCTCAACCAGGCCCTGTGCCCAGCTGCACGGGACTCTGGAGGCCCTGTGCCCAGCTGCACGG GACTCTGA
- the NTHL1 gene encoding endonuclease III-like protein 1 isoform X1, with amino-acid sequence MCSPQEFDMSTAGTRMVTRSWSRGPGVGPRGSGEEAAPLPRGKSAAEGRKSHHPVKRQRKTQSLKVAYEASDGEKGEGIKPLKVPSWEPQDWQQQLANIRTMRSEKDAPVDQLGAEHCYDPSVPPKVQRYQVLLSLMLSSQTKDQVTAGAMQRLRARGLTVDNILQTDDSTLGALIYPVGFWRSKVKYIKQTSAILQRNYGGDIPASVTELMALPGVGPKMAHLAMAVAWGTVSGIAVDTHVHRIANRLRWTKKVTKSPEETRAALEDWLPRDLWSEINGLLVGFGQQICLPVRPRCQTCLNQALCPAARDSGGPVPSCTGSEGPVPSCTGL; translated from the exons ATGTGTAGTCCACAGGAGTTCGACATGAGCACCGCGGGCACGAGGATGGTGACCCGCAGCTGGAGCCGGGGTCCTGGGGTCGGACcgagggggagtggggaggaggccgCGCCGCTCCCAAGGGGAAAGTCGGCTGCAG aaggaaggaaaagccACCACCCTGTGAAGCGTCAGCGGAAGACACAAAGCCTGAAAGTGGCCTATGAAGCCTCAGATGGTGAGAAAGGAGAGGGGATCAAGCCGCTCAAGGTGCCAAGCTGGGAGCCTCAGgactggcagcagcagctggCAAACATCCGCACCATGAGGAGTGAGAAGGACGCACCTGTGGACCAGCTGGGGGCTGAGCACTGCTATGACCCCAGTGTGCCCCCAAAG GTGCAGAGGTACCAGGTGCTGCTGTCACTGATGCTCTCCAGCCAGACCAAAGACCAGGTGACAGCGGGTGCCATGCAGCGGCTGCGGGCCCGGGGCCTAACGGTGGATAATATCCTGCAGACAGATGACAGCACACTGGGCGCACTCATCTACCCCGTGGGCTTCTGGAGG AGCAAGGTGAAGTACATCAAGCAGACCAGCGCCATCCTGCAGCGGAACTATGGTGGGGACATCCCAGCTTCTGTGACAGAGCTGATGGCACTGCCAGGCGTTGGGCCCAAAATGGCGCACTTGGCCATGGCTGTGGCCTGGGGTACTGTGTCAGGCATTG CAGTGGACACGCATGTGCACAGAATTGCCAACCGACTCAGGTGGACCAAGAAGGTGACCAAGTCGCCGGAGGAGACCCGTGCGGCCCTGGAGGACTGGCTGCCCAG GGACCTGTGGAGTGAGATTAATGGACTGTTGGTGGGCTTCGGCCAGCAGATCTGTCTGCCTGTCCGCCCTCGATGCCAGACCTGCCTCAACCAGGCCCTGTGCCCAGCTGCACGGGACTCTGGAGGCCCTGTGCCCAGCTGCACGGGCTCTGAAGGCCCTGTGCCCAGCTGCACAGGACTCTGA
- the NTHL1 gene encoding endonuclease III-like protein 1 isoform X5 yields MRSEKDAPVDQLGAEHCYDPSVPPKVQRYQVLLSLMLSSQTKDQVTAGAMQRLRARGLTVDNILQTDDSTLGALIYPVGFWRSKVKYIKQTSAILQRNYGGDIPASVTELMALPGVGPKMAHLAMAVAWGTVSGIAVDTHVHRIANRLRWTKKVTKSPEETRAALEDWLPRDLWSEINGLLVGFGQQICLPVRPRCQTCLNQALCPAARDSGGPVPSCTGSEGPVPSCTGL; encoded by the exons ATGAGGAGTGAGAAGGACGCACCTGTGGACCAGCTGGGGGCTGAGCACTGCTATGACCCCAGTGTGCCCCCAAAG GTGCAGAGGTACCAGGTGCTGCTGTCACTGATGCTCTCCAGCCAGACCAAAGACCAGGTGACAGCGGGTGCCATGCAGCGGCTGCGGGCCCGGGGCCTAACGGTGGATAATATCCTGCAGACAGATGACAGCACACTGGGCGCACTCATCTACCCCGTGGGCTTCTGGAGG AGCAAGGTGAAGTACATCAAGCAGACCAGCGCCATCCTGCAGCGGAACTATGGTGGGGACATCCCAGCTTCTGTGACAGAGCTGATGGCACTGCCAGGCGTTGGGCCCAAAATGGCGCACTTGGCCATGGCTGTGGCCTGGGGTACTGTGTCAGGCATTG CAGTGGACACGCATGTGCACAGAATTGCCAACCGACTCAGGTGGACCAAGAAGGTGACCAAGTCGCCGGAGGAGACCCGTGCGGCCCTGGAGGACTGGCTGCCCAG GGACCTGTGGAGTGAGATTAATGGACTGTTGGTGGGCTTCGGCCAGCAGATCTGTCTGCCTGTCCGCCCTCGATGCCAGACCTGCCTCAACCAGGCCCTGTGCCCAGCTGCACGGGACTCTGGAGGCCCTGTGCCCAGCTGCACGGGCTCTGAAGGCCCTGTGCCCAGCTGCACAGGACTCTGA
- the NTHL1 gene encoding endonuclease III-like protein 1 isoform X4, with protein sequence MCSPQEFDMSTAGTRMVTRSWSRGPGVGPRGSGEEAAPLPRGKSAAEGRKSHHPVKRQRKTQSLKVAYEASDGEKGEGIKPLKVPSWEPQDWQQQLANIRTMRSEKDAPVDQLGAEHCYDPSVPPKSKVKYIKQTSAILQRNYGGDIPASVTELMALPGVGPKMAHLAMAVAWGTVSGIAVDTHVHRIANRLRWTKKVTKSPEETRAALEDWLPRDLWSEINGLLVGFGQQICLPVRPRCQTCLNQALCPAARDSGGPVPSCTGSEGPVPSCTGL encoded by the exons ATGTGTAGTCCACAGGAGTTCGACATGAGCACCGCGGGCACGAGGATGGTGACCCGCAGCTGGAGCCGGGGTCCTGGGGTCGGACcgagggggagtggggaggaggccgCGCCGCTCCCAAGGGGAAAGTCGGCTGCAG aaggaaggaaaagccACCACCCTGTGAAGCGTCAGCGGAAGACACAAAGCCTGAAAGTGGCCTATGAAGCCTCAGATGGTGAGAAAGGAGAGGGGATCAAGCCGCTCAAGGTGCCAAGCTGGGAGCCTCAGgactggcagcagcagctggCAAACATCCGCACCATGAGGAGTGAGAAGGACGCACCTGTGGACCAGCTGGGGGCTGAGCACTGCTATGACCCCAGTGTGCCCCCAAAG AGCAAGGTGAAGTACATCAAGCAGACCAGCGCCATCCTGCAGCGGAACTATGGTGGGGACATCCCAGCTTCTGTGACAGAGCTGATGGCACTGCCAGGCGTTGGGCCCAAAATGGCGCACTTGGCCATGGCTGTGGCCTGGGGTACTGTGTCAGGCATTG CAGTGGACACGCATGTGCACAGAATTGCCAACCGACTCAGGTGGACCAAGAAGGTGACCAAGTCGCCGGAGGAGACCCGTGCGGCCCTGGAGGACTGGCTGCCCAG GGACCTGTGGAGTGAGATTAATGGACTGTTGGTGGGCTTCGGCCAGCAGATCTGTCTGCCTGTCCGCCCTCGATGCCAGACCTGCCTCAACCAGGCCCTGTGCCCAGCTGCACGGGACTCTGGAGGCCCTGTGCCCAGCTGCACGGGCTCTGAAGGCCCTGTGCCCAGCTGCACAGGACTCTGA